The Methanobacterium sp. genomic interval GACTTTAGGAACCACGTCTGCAACAGCCTGGGGAGAAGCTGCTTCAATCACAAGGTCGACTTTATCAAGCATGTCTTCAACTTCAAGGACAACGGTTCCATCTACCTGAAGGGCTAAATTTTCAGCCCTTTCAATATCTCTATCAAAAAAAAATTCCAGTTCAACGCCCAATTTGCCGTCAACAGCAAAATTGGTTATTATATGGGCTATAGCGCCGCATCCAATAATCCCAACTTTCATACTTTCCCTATTGCACGGCAGGTGTAGCAGGGGTTGAAGTTGTCAGCACTTCGGGGCTGATTAAAAGGATATCTCCAACAGCCTGAACCCTATCATAAGGGATATCTATAGTTCCTTCTTCTTTAAGGGGTCTTATTTCATCTGCTTCAGGAACAAAACGCATGCTGGTTTTGATAACATCCCT includes:
- a CDS encoding PRC-barrel domain-containing protein, producing MVDLSSLYNLDVYTTRGKYVGRVQDVILNIKKGRVSVLKARAMAQDKRSVGIRDVIKTSMRFVPEADEIRPLKEEGTIDIPYDRVQAVGDILLISPEVLTTSTPATPAVQ